The genomic stretch AGTGACAAAGCAATCGGGCCTCCTGGTTCTGTGTGCTTTAAAAGTGTTGCCAAGATGAAATTTTTGGAATATACTCCTTTGGACAGGTGCTTCCTGAATTTCTATGGAATTACTTAGAAATATTGGCAACTGCATATAATGATACTACATAAAAgacttactttttttttcttataaattttgatgCTTAATAGATATTGTTTTTGTTCAGCATAAATATTTTCCTTAATCATCTGAGCCTTGGAGAGAGCACTATAAAAGGAAATCTTGAAGCCTTTTCATGTAAGTTTAATATGTGATTTACTTGCTTGACTGTCGATATTGTTTGGAGAAAATGAAGTTCAACGTCTATTTCCTTGTGTCATTCAGGCAAGCAAACTGGGACAGATAGAAAACTCTCTTTCAGCTTAGAACAAGAGGTAATCTTTGTTGAGAAGTTCTTTCAATTAACTATTAAGGATTGATGATGACATGATACATTCCAATGTAGGAGTCAAGTTTTTTAAGAGATTGATGTTGACATGCTAAATGATTCAATTCTTCTAGATTAGATCTTGTGTCGAAAACTTTGTATTGTCAATTTTTCCATATCATCCTTTACATTGTACTTAATCAATCTCATATCAGAAGCACCACAATAACTTGTACTAATATATATTGTGAAATCTTCTCTATCCCCGACCCTTTGAGTGAGACAAGGAGAGTTCTTTGTACTTCACAAGTTTTAACTTGAGTATCCCACATCACTTTACACCATTGTTGTTTAGGAATatgaagcatcataaattttttttggcATTTATGGAATCCACTATCTTCGTTATGATCTTATTCTTCTTTTGAACTTatattatcttcttcttcttattttaattttcaattttttaatttttaatctttaaattatatatatatatatatttaatatcgtTAATCAAGCATGTAGCCCAACTGGTTAACCCATTGGTTCGACTAGTGACCCAAGGATCGGTTGGGTCATTGCCTGGTCTTGGCATATAACTATATCATGTGCTATTGTCCAACTTTTGGAAATATCTTAAACATGGACGTAGGCAACTCAATAACAGTCTTAAGACCTCTACAGCAGGTTAGCTTTATATTAGGTTCAGACCACTAAACCAGTCACACATGAGCACATGCATTATATATTTGGACCACATTTTTAGGCATATGTGACTACAGTGCAAATTTTCACCGGATAAGGGTAATACAGTGTGGTTATGGACAACATCTGCATAAGCGagcatttatttttttcttttttatttgtgttgGTTGGAAACAACATTTCTTTTTCTTCAACATGTTCTATTCTTTTGCATGTTTTTTGTGTTAAAAATAATATCACCTTATTTATTACGAAGGTTGTTTGAATATCTTTCTTCCAACCGGATGATAAGATTATCGTATTTACTGGCTGATGCTTTTCTGTTCATGACATTGAGGTGTCTTAACCTGGTGTCTTGGTTCAGATTTTTGATTATCTCGAACAATCTTCTGACAGTGACTCAGCGTCGCCTATGCAGTATTTGACTAGTAGATCAAGGTAGCAAAACATATTTACAGATTTTAGGAAGTTAGCATACAAAGTTTTGGCAATCTTATTATGGTTTTCTGATAATGCAGTCGAAAGACACTGATCTATCTTGTTCTTACACTAAGCCACATGTATCCAGATTATGATTTCAGGTATTTATGCTTCTTTGCATACCATTTAttaaagttatcataaaaaatggAAGAAAGGATCTTGGGTAATGTCATTGTCAGCTTATCCAATGAGGAAGCGACATGACACCCCGCTTAATATCTTTTCTCTCCAGAATTGGGAGTGTTGTCAAGTGGTCCGACAAACGGTGGAAACCGTTGCTCTGTGAGCTGAGAGTTCAAGTCTCTCCATTTCCCTCTAAAATTGTGGTTACCTTTATACTTGTTGCTCGTATGAAGTTCTTTGATCTCACTTTCCCTTAATGCCTAATGGGATGGTGAGACATGTTTAGATTTATGTAACATTCTATTATTAATGTTTGTCAATCTAGCAGTGCTGTCCGATCCCATCTCTATTTCAGAGAGGAAGAATGGGATAGTTTCAAGCAAATATTTGAGACCTACTTGTTTGAAGCTGCTAGAGTATGTTCCTGTTCCTAAGCTCTTGTTTTGTCAAGTGGAACTGATAATTATTGTTTACCATTAAATTTTTGTTAGCACTTGCTAATGGATGCTCTGAATCTCATGTCACCTGTTGTGTAACTACATCTATATCtttcatattgatataacctggTAATTTGCATCATATGTCTACTTAGAGTGACAGCGGTGGCATTATTTAAATGTTTTTCTTACATAGTGTAACTTGATAATTTTGCATCACTTGTCTCTCTAGAGTGTCGAGAATGGGATTGTCTAGCCAGCAAGTGACGGTAATTTTATTATATGGTCTTTGCCCATTTTGATAACCATGCTTCAGATGCTCTTAAAACGTGGCAGAAATATCACTGTCATTCTTATACCTTCATATAGTTTGAAATTGAAGATATATGAATTCATTGAGGATATATGAACTCGACTTCTTAGGTAATTGTTTTGCTTTTTGAACACTTAATCTTCATGTTTTGTTTGACCGAAATTATTGCATCTGTGACCTTGTGATGTAATCATGTAATACTGTTGCCTATTCTCAGTCTTTTCTGGTTCTGGAGGAGGTCTAGCATAGGATGATTTTGTTGTTACCTTGATTCTCAGGCTTTGGTTATGTATGGTGAACCTGTACATGATTCTGGAATGATAAAATAATTCCTTAgattgaaagttttttttttctttcttccacaGCTTGTTCTTTTTTGAACTTAAATCAATTTTGATCTAGAAGTcaaatttgattgtgatttcaaagGTAACTTTGTTCGCTATCTGTCTGTATGAAATATTTTGATGTCAGGAATGGACTATTGTGAATGGGGAAAGTTCCTTCATGGATAGCATGACAAATGCCATAGATGAGGTTAGTCATTCAGTCATCGGGAGGTTTGATGTTGATGATTATGGTCAAGTGTTAATATGTTCTCTCTATACAGGTTGTGAAACTAAAGGATTGTGAAATCTACAGCTACAACCCAGACTTTGAAGGCGACCTGTCTTTGGAAAAAGGAGCCATGTAATATATTCTCTTAATGATACTCAACTAGTCATGTATTTTAGCACCGTTAACATGCATTTAGTGTGGTGCAGATGGTCGTTCAACTTCTTTTTCTATAATAAGAA from Musa acuminata AAA Group cultivar baxijiao chromosome BXJ1-3, Cavendish_Baxijiao_AAA, whole genome shotgun sequence encodes the following:
- the LOC103977770 gene encoding uncharacterized protein LOC103977770 isoform X2, giving the protein MKFLEYTPLDSINIFLNHLSLGESTIKGNLEAFSCKQTGTDRKLSFSLEQEIFDYLEQSSDSDSASPMQYLTSRSSRKTLIYLVLTLSHMYPDYDFSAVRSHLYFREEEWDSFKQIFETYLFEAAREWTIVNGESSFMDSMTNAIDEVVKLKDCEIYSYNPDFEGDLSLEKGAIWSFNFFFYNKKLKRVVSFRCCCFSNLAAEGFLGDEMVKEEEEEEEDYLVGMDM
- the LOC103977770 gene encoding uncharacterized protein LOC103977770 isoform X3 translates to MKFLEYTPLDSINIFLNHLSLGESTIKGNLEAFSCKQTGTDRKLSFSLEQEIFDYLEQSSDSDSASPMQYLTSRSSRKTLIYLVLTLSHMYPDYDFSSAVRSHLYFREEEWDSFKQIFETYLFEAAREWTIVNGESSFMDSMTNAIDEVVKLKDCEIYSYNPDFEGDLSLEKGAINLAAEGFLGDEMVKEEEEEEEDYLVGMDM
- the LOC103977770 gene encoding uncharacterized protein LOC103977770 isoform X1, whose amino-acid sequence is MKFLEYTPLDSINIFLNHLSLGESTIKGNLEAFSCKQTGTDRKLSFSLEQEIFDYLEQSSDSDSASPMQYLTSRSSRKTLIYLVLTLSHMYPDYDFSSAVRSHLYFREEEWDSFKQIFETYLFEAAREWTIVNGESSFMDSMTNAIDEVVKLKDCEIYSYNPDFEGDLSLEKGAIWSFNFFFYNKKLKRVVSFRCCCFSNLAAEGFLGDEMVKEEEEEEEDYLVGMDM